A genomic window from Lentibacter algarum includes:
- a CDS encoding ribonuclease E/G, whose protein sequence is MKGRQIILDHFGAREAAALMVDGQLHDLLIDADAPRPGTVYRARATKPQKGQGGMFLETPDGNAFLKQVKGIAPGDMLTVQLTGYADEGKALPVTTKLMFKSRYAIVTPDAPGLNISRQIREDERRDALMMIAKEEMAGLGFGLILRSSCEEAEDEDIAEDLRAMVDLAQTVVNDTAAEPETLTEGDGPHVLAWRDWVEPADVVTDAGSFESHGVLEALDALREPEVRLAGGASLAIEPTRALIAVDVNTGVDGSFAAGTRANFACAKELPKQLRLRGLGGQITIDLAPMPKKDRRGFEASLRAALKADGIDTVLAGFTPLGHYELQRKRARLPLSELLSGLLS, encoded by the coding sequence ATGAAGGGACGTCAGATTATTCTCGACCATTTCGGTGCACGCGAAGCCGCGGCGCTCATGGTAGACGGGCAACTCCACGATCTTCTGATCGATGCGGACGCCCCCCGGCCAGGAACGGTCTATCGCGCTCGTGCGACCAAGCCCCAGAAAGGGCAAGGTGGGATGTTTTTGGAAACGCCCGACGGCAATGCATTTTTGAAACAGGTCAAGGGCATTGCGCCTGGCGACATGCTGACTGTCCAACTCACAGGCTATGCCGATGAGGGCAAGGCGTTGCCAGTGACGACCAAGCTGATGTTTAAGTCACGCTATGCGATTGTCACGCCGGACGCGCCAGGGCTGAATATCTCACGTCAGATACGGGAAGATGAGCGACGCGACGCTTTGATGATGATTGCAAAAGAAGAAATGGCAGGCCTCGGCTTTGGCCTGATTCTGCGTTCGTCTTGCGAAGAAGCCGAAGATGAAGACATCGCTGAAGATCTGCGTGCGATGGTTGATCTGGCGCAGACAGTTGTAAACGACACAGCCGCAGAACCCGAAACTTTGACCGAAGGCGACGGCCCGCATGTCCTAGCGTGGCGTGACTGGGTTGAACCCGCCGATGTTGTGACCGATGCGGGCAGCTTTGAAAGCCATGGTGTTCTTGAGGCATTAGACGCTCTTAGAGAGCCCGAAGTGCGCCTTGCTGGTGGAGCCTCACTCGCAATTGAGCCGACACGTGCGCTGATTGCGGTGGATGTAAACACCGGTGTGGACGGTTCTTTTGCAGCGGGCACACGCGCCAACTTTGCCTGTGCCAAAGAACTGCCTAAACAGCTGCGGCTGCGCGGCCTAGGCGGACAGATCACAATCGATTTGGCTCCGATGCCAAAAAAGGACCGCCGCGGCTTTGAGGCCTCCCTGCGTGCCGCTCTTAAAGCAGACGGCATCGACACCGTGCTCGCAGGCTTCACGCCACTCGGGCACTATGAGCTGCAACGCAAACGTGCGCGCCTGCCGCTGAGTGAATTGCTCTCAGGGCTGCTGTCATGA
- the yacG gene encoding DNA gyrase inhibitor YacG, whose translation MSCPICANETDTRYKPFCSRRCADIDLSKWLGGGYALPSNDPEDAEHLADEIEKQAQKPH comes from the coding sequence ATGAGCTGTCCGATATGTGCGAATGAAACAGATACGCGCTATAAACCGTTCTGCTCACGGCGCTGTGCCGACATCGACCTCTCTAAATGGCTGGGAGGCGGATATGCCCTGCCCTCAAACGATCCGGAGGACGCAGAACACCTTGCGGACGAGATAGAAAAGCAGGCGCAGAAGCCGCATTGA
- a CDS encoding AbaSI family restriction endonuclease produces the protein MPTKTDYILRSLQKIRNKKWEFFIISRIIHALDDDEIEFVTQQYVRKNDGAYALTDLYFPQFDLHLEIDEPPHEKEIQKQKDTLRTRDLVLATGHTIERLKTLKEDGTLKSLPEVRKEVDAFVDKMRIQKTMISDFLPWNFETRYSPEPVIERGFVKIADNVVFRTQIDAMRCFGFKGNGWQKGAWKIPDSDCYLWFPRLFEHGMWQNELSEDGKVIHERAINSDGRASIAKQRRDISEYPNRKAIVFAKAKDALGYSLLRYVGTFQPRMTETHPDVISFDRIKTCEKVRI, from the coding sequence ATGCCCACGAAGACCGATTATATCCTGCGCAGTCTCCAGAAAATCCGAAACAAGAAATGGGAATTCTTTATTATTTCGCGGATTATCCATGCGCTGGACGACGATGAAATCGAATTTGTAACACAGCAATATGTACGAAAGAATGACGGTGCCTATGCGCTGACAGACCTATATTTTCCACAATTTGATCTTCATCTTGAAATTGATGAGCCGCCCCACGAGAAGGAGATCCAAAAACAGAAAGACACGCTTCGGACACGAGACCTCGTTTTGGCGACGGGCCATACAATCGAGAGATTGAAGACTCTGAAAGAGGATGGGACTCTCAAATCTTTACCTGAAGTCAGAAAAGAGGTTGATGCATTCGTTGACAAAATGCGCATTCAAAAAACGATGATATCTGATTTTTTACCTTGGAATTTTGAAACGCGATATTCGCCTGAACCGGTGATCGAGCGCGGGTTCGTAAAAATTGCGGACAACGTTGTGTTCCGGACGCAGATCGACGCGATGCGGTGCTTCGGGTTCAAGGGAAACGGCTGGCAAAAAGGAGCATGGAAAATTCCCGATTCCGACTGTTATCTTTGGTTTCCAAGGTTATTCGAGCACGGCATGTGGCAAAATGAACTTTCGGAAGATGGGAAGGTAATCCATGAGAGGGCGATAAACTCTGATGGAAGAGCGTCGATCGCAAAACAAAGACGAGATATTAGCGAGTATCCAAACCGGAAGGCCATCGTCTTTGCAAAGGCGAAAGATGCACTTGGGTACAGCTTGCTTCGATATGTAGGCACCTTCCAGCCACGAATGACAGAAACTCACCCGGACGTTATTTCTTTCGACCGGATAAAGACATGTGAGAAGGTTCGCATTTGA
- a CDS encoding tyrosine-type recombinase/integrase: MRQLREDTHLILDGEVRVYRRERSKRWQAAFVIDGHTIRISTGRRDLTEAKEYARDTFLEYKFRHKNDLPVVTKKFSDVAKLAIADMRKQLDAGLGRKVFADYIVCIERYLIPFFGAQYVTTIDYEKVQQFYEWRRAKMGREPKASTLNTHNSAMNRVFEEAVARSFIAHKNVPLLVNRGEKSERRPDFTREEYATLIRKLPSWINAGKAGKPTDMRHLMRDYVLIMANTGMRHGTEALNLKWKHVTLFEEKDLQYLEMSVSGKTGRRDIICRSGTINYLKRIHERSEDLRHIPFEDLLKQRVDLPVFRLPDGTVSKNIHQTFRKFLTDTGLITCPRTGQNRTLYSLRHTYATFALLNDGMDIHALAIQMGTSIGMIERHYSHLTPRLKKDMLTGKRYELSRDEFDGQDTSE; encoded by the coding sequence ATGCGGCAGCTGCGTGAAGATACACATCTGATACTGGACGGCGAGGTGCGCGTGTATCGACGTGAGCGCAGCAAGCGCTGGCAGGCTGCCTTTGTAATTGATGGACACACCATCCGCATCAGCACGGGTAGGCGCGATCTGACTGAGGCCAAAGAGTATGCCCGTGATACGTTCCTTGAGTATAAGTTCCGCCACAAGAACGACCTGCCCGTTGTGACTAAGAAGTTCTCTGACGTTGCCAAGCTGGCCATTGCGGACATGCGCAAGCAATTGGATGCGGGTTTAGGGCGTAAAGTGTTTGCTGATTATATCGTGTGTATTGAGCGCTACCTCATCCCGTTCTTCGGTGCACAGTATGTGACCACCATTGATTACGAGAAGGTGCAGCAGTTCTACGAGTGGCGGCGTGCCAAGATGGGCCGTGAGCCAAAGGCCTCAACGCTCAACACGCATAACTCAGCCATGAACCGTGTGTTTGAGGAAGCTGTGGCGCGGAGCTTTATCGCGCACAAGAATGTGCCACTGCTGGTGAACCGTGGTGAGAAGAGCGAACGACGTCCTGACTTCACCCGTGAAGAATATGCCACGCTCATCCGCAAGCTGCCCAGTTGGATTAACGCAGGCAAGGCAGGCAAGCCTACAGACATGCGGCACCTTATGCGGGACTATGTGTTGATCATGGCCAATACGGGCATGCGCCACGGCACAGAGGCGCTGAATCTCAAGTGGAAGCATGTGACGTTGTTTGAGGAAAAGGATCTGCAGTATCTAGAGATGAGCGTTTCAGGCAAAACTGGGCGCAGGGATATCATCTGCAGGTCAGGCACGATCAACTATCTCAAGCGCATACACGAGCGGTCAGAGGATCTTAGGCACATCCCCTTTGAAGACTTGCTCAAGCAGCGTGTCGATCTGCCTGTGTTCAGACTGCCAGATGGCACAGTGTCCAAGAACATCCACCAGACGTTCCGCAAGTTCCTCACAGACACAGGACTGATCACATGCCCGCGTACAGGGCAGAACAGAACGCTTTATAGTCTACGTCACACCTACGCGACCTTTGCCCTACTCAACGATGGTATGGATATTCATGCGCTGGCCATACAGATGGGCACAAGCATTGGCATGATTGAGCGCCATTACAGTCATTTGACCCCAAGGCTCAAGAAGGACATGCTCACGGGCAAGCGGTATGAGTTGTCGCGGGATGAGTTTGACGGGCAGGACACTAGTGAGTAG